In one Vulgatibacter incomptus genomic region, the following are encoded:
- a CDS encoding DedA family protein, translating to MELDPVLAALVQSLIEEGSYVVFFVVLLAAGLGAPVAEELVVLAAGALARQEIVRWWAALLVCFAGVIAGDSILFLTARKLGKKALEHRRFQKLLPPERREKLEDFYERRGGLAVFVGRHIPGVRAPLFALAGIHEMEFRRFLFWDAASACINTPFLFWLGWTFSDQFERIQKRVAHVEHLVVLFAVAAFAIYAAVSYWRSTHGHPVRETKKRWRRWRGRRRHEE from the coding sequence ATGGAGCTCGATCCGGTTCTTGCAGCGCTGGTCCAGTCGCTCATCGAGGAGGGCTCGTACGTTGTCTTCTTCGTGGTGCTCCTTGCCGCCGGCCTGGGCGCTCCCGTCGCCGAGGAGCTGGTGGTCCTCGCCGCGGGAGCCCTCGCGCGCCAGGAGATCGTCCGCTGGTGGGCGGCCCTCCTCGTCTGCTTCGCCGGGGTCATCGCGGGCGACTCGATCCTCTTCCTCACCGCCCGCAAGCTGGGAAAGAAGGCGCTCGAGCATCGCCGCTTCCAGAAGCTCCTCCCTCCCGAGCGCCGCGAGAAGCTGGAGGACTTCTACGAGCGGCGGGGCGGGCTCGCGGTCTTCGTCGGACGGCACATCCCCGGGGTTCGGGCGCCCCTCTTCGCGTTGGCCGGCATCCACGAGATGGAGTTCCGGCGCTTCCTCTTCTGGGACGCGGCCTCCGCTTGCATCAATACTCCTTTCCTCTTCTGGCTCGGCTGGACCTTCTCGGACCAGTTCGAGCGGATCCAGAAACGCGTGGCCCACGTAGAGCACCTCGTCGTGCTGTTCGCGGTGGCGGCCTTCGCGATCTACGCCGCGGTCTCGTACTGGCGCTCGACGCACGGTCACCCGGTCCGCGAGACGAAGAAGCGCTGGCGGCGGTGGCGTGGGAGACGACGACACGAGGAGTAG
- the tmk gene encoding dTMP kinase, whose translation MPRGLFIVLEGLDGSGTTTQAQTLVRRLEAEGHRAHFTAEPSSGPIGSQIRMMLAGRLVGWRGAPWDRRSLALLFAADRLDHLACDVEPKLAAGIHVVCDRYVLSSLAYQSLDNPGPWVAELNRFAVPPDVTYFLRVKADVALGRRLEASPGRAELFETLPQQRRIARAYEGALEREGKRHRVVAIDGAAPIEAVSDALWADLEPKLRRAMRRMKARG comes from the coding sequence ATGCCCCGCGGACTCTTCATCGTGCTCGAGGGCCTGGACGGCTCGGGCACGACCACCCAGGCCCAGACGCTGGTGCGCAGGCTCGAGGCCGAAGGGCACCGCGCCCACTTCACGGCGGAGCCCTCCAGCGGCCCCATCGGCTCGCAGATCCGGATGATGCTCGCAGGAAGGCTGGTGGGCTGGCGCGGGGCGCCCTGGGATCGCCGCTCCCTCGCGCTCCTCTTCGCAGCCGATCGCCTCGACCACCTCGCGTGCGACGTGGAGCCGAAGCTCGCCGCGGGGATCCACGTGGTCTGTGACCGCTACGTGCTCTCGTCGCTCGCATACCAGAGCCTCGACAACCCCGGTCCGTGGGTCGCCGAGCTCAACCGCTTCGCAGTCCCTCCCGACGTGACCTACTTCCTCCGGGTGAAGGCCGACGTCGCCCTGGGGCGGCGGCTGGAAGCGAGCCCCGGCAGGGCCGAGCTCTTCGAGACGCTCCCCCAGCAGAGGCGGATCGCCCGGGCCTACGAGGGCGCCCTCGAACGGGAGGGGAAGCGCCACCGCGTGGTCGCGATCGACGGGGCTGCCCCGATCGAGGCGGTCTCGGATGCGCTCTGGGCCGACCTGGAGCCGAAGCTGCGCCGCGCGATGCGCAGAATGAAAGCCCGAGGCTGA
- a CDS encoding AI-2E family transporter codes for MTDDRRLSWADATFAVLFFVASVAFFWTISSFVVPLFLAAAGVAVIAPANEWLSRKMKGRRSLASLTSSIVTILVILVPSAFVGYLLIKAGANFVMQWKEAIERGGLHELLSGQTREPLAPLLAALDRLGLEDTLRQGLDRTATYFSTHLASAAASIARILLQAFVVVLGMYYFFLEGPRMVKDLVTLLPMEEAHTTEILRDMAGLLRALFLASFVTAAIQGVLGVIGFWIVGLPNALTWAALMTFFAVIFSLIPILGTGLVWVPVTIWLFANGKILSAIFMLVWGAIILGSVEYFVKPYFTKARLQINPLVLFLTLFGGIDLLGPIGALAGPMLSMMVVSFIRVWKRDILPEVAPTGFH; via the coding sequence TTGACCGACGATCGAAGGCTGAGCTGGGCGGACGCGACCTTCGCCGTCCTCTTCTTCGTGGCGTCCGTCGCCTTCTTCTGGACGATCAGCTCCTTCGTGGTCCCGCTCTTCCTCGCCGCGGCTGGGGTCGCGGTCATCGCGCCCGCGAACGAGTGGCTGTCCCGGAAGATGAAGGGCCGTCGATCCCTCGCGTCGCTCACGAGCTCGATCGTCACCATCCTGGTGATCCTCGTGCCTTCCGCTTTCGTCGGCTACCTGCTCATCAAGGCCGGAGCGAACTTCGTGATGCAATGGAAGGAGGCCATCGAGCGAGGCGGGCTCCATGAGCTGCTCTCCGGGCAGACCCGCGAGCCGCTGGCACCGCTCCTCGCCGCGCTCGATCGCCTCGGCCTCGAGGACACCCTCCGGCAGGGGCTCGACCGGACGGCGACCTATTTTTCGACCCACCTCGCGTCGGCCGCCGCCTCCATCGCCCGCATCCTCCTCCAGGCGTTCGTGGTGGTCCTCGGCATGTACTACTTCTTCCTCGAAGGGCCGCGGATGGTGAAGGACCTCGTCACGCTCCTGCCGATGGAAGAAGCACACACGACCGAGATCCTCCGCGACATGGCCGGCCTCCTCCGAGCGCTCTTCCTCGCCAGCTTCGTGACCGCCGCGATCCAGGGCGTCCTCGGGGTCATCGGCTTCTGGATCGTCGGGCTTCCCAACGCCCTCACATGGGCGGCGTTGATGACCTTCTTCGCGGTCATCTTCTCCCTCATCCCGATCCTCGGCACCGGGCTGGTCTGGGTCCCCGTGACCATCTGGCTCTTCGCCAACGGGAAGATCCTCAGCGCGATCTTCATGCTCGTGTGGGGCGCCATCATCCTGGGCTCGGTCGAGTACTTCGTGAAACCCTACTTCACGAAGGCGAGGCTGCAGATCAACCCGCTGGTCCTCTTCCTCACGCTCTTTGGCGGGATCGATCTGCTGGGCCCGATCGGCGCTCTCGCGGGTCCGATGCTGTCCATGATGGTCGTCAGCTTCATCCGCGTCTGGAAGCGCGACATCCTCCCCGAGGTCGCGCCGACGGGATTCCACTGA
- a CDS encoding ferritin-like domain-containing protein, which produces MKTVNELCRTILESGDLASKLLSPRDIPRLDDPMAPALHIDRPARGPSIRMRGGSERLPRLGELTGEGSRAVTLARFAHHEMMAVELFAWALLRWPEMPAPLRRGMLHALADEQEHLALYVARLEALGSRLEDHVLSDYFWQHVPAIEASANGPLAFLCSVGLTFEQANLDFSLLYRDAFRAAGDEECAKVMQRVHDDEQSHVKLAATWLARLKDPAQSDVEAYREAVPFPLSAARAKGRRFDVPSRRRAGLSEEMIEHVRNARPYERSEP; this is translated from the coding sequence ATGAAGACCGTCAACGAGCTCTGCCGGACGATCCTCGAGTCGGGTGACCTGGCGTCGAAGCTCCTCTCGCCACGGGATATCCCGCGCCTGGACGATCCGATGGCGCCGGCCCTCCACATCGACCGGCCCGCGCGGGGTCCGTCGATCCGGATGCGGGGCGGCAGCGAACGCCTTCCGCGCCTCGGGGAGCTCACAGGAGAAGGCTCCCGCGCCGTGACCCTGGCCCGCTTCGCGCACCACGAGATGATGGCCGTGGAGCTCTTCGCGTGGGCGCTCCTGCGGTGGCCCGAGATGCCGGCGCCGCTGCGCCGCGGAATGCTCCACGCACTCGCGGACGAGCAGGAACACCTCGCCCTCTACGTCGCCCGCCTCGAGGCGCTCGGCAGCCGCCTCGAGGATCACGTGCTCTCCGACTACTTCTGGCAGCACGTGCCGGCGATCGAGGCCAGCGCCAACGGGCCTCTCGCCTTCCTCTGCTCGGTGGGGCTGACCTTCGAGCAGGCCAACCTCGACTTCAGCCTGCTCTACCGGGACGCCTTCCGTGCCGCCGGCGACGAAGAGTGCGCGAAGGTGATGCAGCGCGTGCACGACGACGAGCAGAGCCACGTGAAGCTCGCCGCCACCTGGCTCGCGCGCCTCAAGGATCCCGCGCAGAGCGACGTGGAGGCCTACCGAGAGGCGGTCCCCTTCCCCCTCTCCGCCGCCCGCGCCAAGGGGAGACGGTTCGACGTCCCGTCGAGGAGACGGGCCGGGCTGTCGGAGGAGATGATCGAGCACGTCCGAAACGCGCGGCCGTACGAGAGGAGCGAACCGTGA
- a CDS encoding tetratricopeptide repeat protein, which produces MIDERHDLGPGAGTDPVQPLSFPNEDTPAPSAPIPDAPPIARARDLLEGMPAGSGAADPIAALEREVAARGDDPSAAALLHEIGRHWEERRKSPRHAAIAYQKAFRLDRSLVPNLQAARRLFSEVGNWPLVAHLLETEVDAERDPAARSRLLFERGLVFEEHLAKPDEATACFERALELDPGNLALLAHLPAATKDPETRAGIHERTAEVVSDPRLASIELGSAAHLLEGVDVRRSLELLRGAYAKDPGSPVVRARLERKLEQAGAREELRRLYESELERATPESAPWLCRRISRLHLEDGREDEAVEALVAGRRLAPRDPLILGELARLLELRGAWDALAEVLVVRAEATVDDGEKAALHLELAAIFDARLEQPERAIEHYREALRLTPGNDLALASLGRLQHQRGDWDGLYETFETEAALAQDPRQKAARSFKAARILEERLDRVDDAIAIYDEILRCSPGFLPAQKALARLYAGRGRFDDLVALMERELADLEDRDTIIAALAQLAEVHETKRRDLPAAIACHRRILAVAPGHLATIRSLARLAEQLGDWEELLRAHEAEATYTGDQRQVVSLLHQNAEILEEQLGDKGRAIEAWRKVLAITPAYLPALRSLGRLYAQKGLWSELIRMHRQEAQVAPRDEASELIFRIGELQEEKLCDEARAIDAFREVLASSPGHFPAMRRLARIFRGQGAWRELAELLRLEASTRTDPGERAAALFQVAEILEAETAGADEAARAYEDVLREDPRHVPALRALERILGRSGDTHRLAGVLETLSSQGGAEDRVAAWSKLTALCLDELGDTARAARSCEAGLTIAPNDLFLLRCLERIRGGGPRRADARARIASAVSDPRVASALLVGAALDRGSSSSEAASDELERAVDADPRNERASELLERQLVRRDEPAKLAALLERRASTAADAGLRVSLLVRIGELREARLADTEGAIRSYKSALDHDPEHLPALVALARLLEPAGDLRALRDVWLASARAQRAATGGARALARAGELSEALRETEAAEAHYSLALERDPAEATALARLEALAIARGEPAKIAAFYESRARTAASPSTSDLAAAARIHLEQLVDPARAAALLDEALAAEPGNAEAQELRGRVAEALGDPHDAIARYERLLRQGDDSAAARSRLGRLRSAIGDAHRALLELEAALAVDPSHREALALRAKLLSDAERWAEADEALRRLIEVEDDLARLVPALEERARVLEVGLRDLAGAAACLEAILERTPEAEATLERLALLYERARDLPRLVSALERWSTRLLEPGQAIRASAALAKAASILAGPLQARDRAVVAYERALEWSPGDREIRLALAGLHAADPSTQDAAIRAYRLALEEEPGRASSHRALLRIWQSRGETDRAFVAAAVLHLLRASDAEEEAFYYRHHELPHTLTSTLEPAVLRDPDSKLRALAGIAAVLSEPIARASGAELARWDVERGDRLEAGHPVRRLLDRIFAILGSPSAPYELYSSARENGVGVAATLPPAVIVSKDFGTRYRPSEQTFLLARAAWGIREGSALWASLPRKTLAELVGAAVLLIHPDATSVEDPGAEEVRRLGKVLGRKGKRALEAPVRQLLEGPRDATVDDLVRHAERSANRLGLLLSGDLPASFGLLARGHQPGRPLETEGAVLEAIERRPELAELLLFAVSDEHAALRRRLGLAVTGA; this is translated from the coding sequence ATGATCGACGAACGCCACGATCTCGGACCTGGAGCCGGCACCGACCCGGTCCAGCCCCTTTCGTTTCCCAACGAAGACACCCCCGCGCCGAGCGCCCCGATCCCGGACGCCCCGCCGATCGCCCGCGCCCGCGACCTGCTCGAGGGGATGCCTGCCGGGAGCGGCGCCGCCGATCCGATCGCGGCGCTGGAGAGGGAGGTGGCGGCACGGGGCGACGATCCCTCGGCGGCCGCCCTCCTCCACGAGATCGGGCGCCACTGGGAAGAGCGGCGCAAGAGCCCCCGCCACGCGGCGATCGCCTACCAGAAGGCCTTCCGCCTGGATCGCTCCCTCGTGCCCAACCTGCAGGCCGCCCGCCGCCTCTTCTCCGAGGTCGGGAACTGGCCCCTGGTCGCACACCTCCTCGAGACCGAGGTCGATGCGGAGCGCGATCCCGCGGCGAGGAGCCGCCTCCTCTTCGAGCGGGGCCTGGTCTTCGAAGAGCACCTGGCGAAGCCCGACGAGGCGACCGCGTGCTTCGAGCGCGCCCTCGAGCTCGATCCCGGCAACCTCGCGCTCCTGGCGCACCTGCCAGCGGCGACGAAGGATCCGGAAACCCGCGCAGGGATCCACGAGCGCACCGCCGAAGTGGTCTCCGACCCGCGGCTCGCGTCCATCGAGCTCGGCAGCGCTGCGCACCTGCTCGAGGGCGTCGACGTCCGGCGCTCACTCGAGCTCCTGCGCGGAGCCTACGCGAAGGATCCCGGCTCTCCCGTCGTTCGGGCCCGGCTCGAGCGCAAGCTGGAGCAGGCCGGTGCCAGGGAGGAGCTGCGCCGGCTGTACGAGTCGGAGCTCGAGCGCGCGACGCCCGAGAGCGCTCCGTGGCTCTGCCGCCGGATCTCGAGGCTCCACCTGGAAGACGGACGGGAGGACGAGGCCGTCGAAGCCCTCGTCGCCGGCCGCAGGCTGGCACCGCGTGACCCGCTGATCCTGGGAGAGCTCGCGCGGCTCCTCGAGCTGCGGGGCGCCTGGGACGCCCTGGCCGAGGTCCTCGTGGTTCGGGCCGAGGCGACGGTTGACGACGGCGAGAAGGCGGCCCTCCACCTCGAGCTGGCGGCGATCTTCGACGCGAGGCTCGAGCAGCCCGAGCGCGCCATCGAGCACTACCGCGAAGCCCTCCGCCTAACGCCAGGGAACGATCTCGCCCTCGCCTCCCTGGGCAGGCTGCAGCACCAGCGCGGCGACTGGGATGGGCTCTACGAGACCTTCGAGACGGAGGCGGCGCTCGCACAGGACCCCAGGCAGAAGGCGGCCCGTTCGTTCAAGGCCGCCCGGATCCTCGAGGAGCGGCTCGATCGCGTGGACGACGCCATCGCGATCTACGACGAGATCCTCCGGTGCTCCCCTGGGTTCCTTCCCGCGCAGAAGGCGCTGGCGCGGCTCTACGCCGGCCGGGGGCGCTTCGACGACCTCGTCGCGCTGATGGAGCGGGAGCTCGCGGACCTCGAGGACCGCGACACGATCATCGCCGCTCTGGCCCAGCTCGCCGAGGTCCACGAGACGAAGCGCCGGGACCTCCCCGCCGCGATCGCTTGCCACCGCCGGATCCTCGCCGTGGCGCCGGGCCACCTGGCCACGATCCGCTCCCTCGCCCGCCTCGCCGAGCAGCTCGGCGACTGGGAGGAACTCCTTCGCGCCCACGAGGCGGAGGCCACGTACACGGGTGATCAGCGCCAGGTGGTGAGCCTCCTCCACCAGAACGCCGAGATCCTGGAGGAGCAGCTCGGCGACAAGGGCCGGGCCATCGAAGCCTGGCGAAAGGTGCTCGCGATCACGCCGGCGTATCTGCCGGCCTTGCGGTCGCTGGGCAGGCTCTACGCGCAGAAGGGGCTCTGGAGTGAACTGATCCGGATGCACCGGCAGGAGGCCCAGGTCGCGCCGCGGGACGAGGCCTCCGAGCTGATCTTCCGGATCGGCGAGCTGCAGGAGGAGAAGCTCTGCGACGAGGCCCGTGCGATCGACGCCTTCCGAGAGGTGCTGGCGAGCTCGCCGGGCCACTTCCCCGCGATGCGGCGCCTCGCAAGGATCTTCCGGGGCCAGGGGGCGTGGCGCGAGCTCGCCGAGCTCCTCCGCCTGGAAGCATCCACGCGCACCGATCCCGGGGAGCGGGCGGCGGCCCTCTTCCAGGTCGCCGAGATCCTCGAGGCAGAGACGGCCGGCGCCGACGAGGCCGCACGGGCCTACGAAGACGTGCTCCGCGAAGACCCCCGCCACGTGCCGGCCCTCCGCGCGCTCGAGAGGATCTTGGGCCGCTCAGGCGACACGCACCGGCTCGCTGGCGTGCTGGAGACGCTCTCGTCCCAGGGCGGAGCCGAGGACCGGGTCGCCGCGTGGTCGAAGCTGACCGCACTCTGCCTCGACGAGCTCGGCGATACCGCCCGCGCCGCCCGGTCGTGCGAGGCCGGCCTCACGATCGCGCCGAACGATCTCTTCCTCCTTCGCTGCCTGGAGCGGATCCGGGGAGGCGGGCCGCGCCGCGCCGATGCGCGCGCACGCATCGCCTCGGCGGTGTCGGATCCGAGGGTGGCGTCGGCGCTCCTGGTGGGCGCGGCGCTCGACCGCGGCTCGTCGTCCTCCGAGGCGGCGTCCGACGAGCTGGAACGGGCCGTCGACGCCGACCCGCGCAACGAGCGGGCGAGCGAGCTCCTCGAGCGTCAGCTCGTCCGCCGAGACGAGCCGGCGAAGCTGGCCGCGCTGCTGGAGCGCCGGGCGTCGACGGCGGCCGACGCCGGACTCCGGGTCTCGCTCCTCGTTCGCATCGGCGAGCTCCGCGAGGCGCGGCTTGCTGACACCGAAGGTGCGATCAGATCATACAAGAGTGCACTGGACCACGACCCCGAACACCTTCCGGCCCTCGTGGCCCTCGCCCGGCTCCTCGAGCCGGCCGGCGACCTGCGCGCGCTCCGCGACGTTTGGCTCGCCTCCGCTCGGGCCCAGCGAGCCGCGACGGGAGGGGCCCGTGCCCTGGCGCGCGCGGGCGAGCTGAGCGAGGCGCTCCGCGAAACCGAGGCGGCCGAGGCCCACTACTCGCTCGCCCTGGAACGGGATCCGGCGGAGGCGACCGCCCTCGCCCGCCTCGAGGCTCTCGCGATCGCCCGCGGCGAGCCCGCGAAGATCGCCGCGTTCTACGAGAGCCGCGCACGGACTGCGGCCAGCCCGTCGACGAGCGACCTTGCAGCCGCCGCCCGGATCCACCTGGAGCAGCTCGTCGATCCCGCCCGAGCCGCGGCGCTCCTCGACGAGGCGCTCGCCGCCGAGCCCGGGAACGCCGAAGCGCAGGAGCTGCGAGGCCGGGTCGCCGAAGCGCTCGGAGATCCCCATGACGCGATCGCCCGCTACGAGAGGCTGCTCCGCCAGGGCGACGACTCTGCTGCGGCCCGCTCCCGCCTCGGCCGCCTCCGGTCAGCCATCGGGGACGCGCACCGCGCGCTCCTCGAGCTCGAGGCGGCCCTCGCCGTCGATCCCTCACACCGCGAGGCGCTGGCGCTGCGGGCGAAGCTCCTCTCCGACGCCGAGAGGTGGGCCGAAGCCGACGAGGCGCTCCGGCGGCTGATCGAGGTCGAGGACGATCTCGCCCGGCTCGTGCCGGCCCTCGAGGAACGGGCCCGGGTGCTGGAGGTCGGACTCCGGGATCTCGCCGGCGCCGCCGCTTGCCTCGAGGCGATCCTCGAGCGCACCCCCGAAGCAGAGGCGACCCTGGAGCGACTGGCCCTCCTCTACGAGCGAGCGCGCGATCTCCCCCGCCTCGTCTCGGCCCTGGAGCGGTGGTCGACGCGCCTGCTGGAGCCGGGGCAGGCGATCCGGGCCTCCGCGGCGCTCGCGAAGGCAGCCTCCATCCTCGCGGGGCCTCTCCAGGCTCGGGACCGCGCAGTGGTGGCGTATGAGAGGGCGCTCGAATGGAGCCCTGGGGATCGGGAGATCCGCCTCGCCCTCGCCGGACTCCACGCCGCGGATCCGAGCACGCAGGACGCCGCGATCCGCGCCTACCGCCTCGCGCTCGAGGAGGAGCCGGGGAGAGCCTCCAGTCACCGCGCCCTCCTCCGGATCTGGCAGAGCCGGGGCGAGACGGATCGCGCCTTCGTCGCGGCGGCCGTCCTGCACCTCCTGCGGGCCTCCGACGCAGAGGAGGAGGCGTTCTACTACCGGCACCACGAGCTTCCACACACGCTCACCAGCACCCTCGAGCCCGCGGTCCTCCGCGATCCGGATTCGAAGCTCCGCGCGCTCGCCGGGATCGCGGCGGTGCTCTCCGAGCCCATCGCCCGGGCCTCCGGCGCCGAGCTCGCGCGCTGGGACGTGGAGCGCGGCGATCGCCTCGAGGCCGGGCATCCCGTCCGCCGGCTGCTCGATCGAATCTTCGCGATTCTCGGATCGCCTTCGGCCCCGTACGAGCTCTACTCGTCCGCTCGGGAGAACGGTGTGGGAGTGGCCGCCACCCTTCCCCCGGCGGTGATCGTCTCCAAGGACTTCGGCACTCGGTACCGGCCGTCCGAGCAAACCTTCCTCCTCGCGCGGGCCGCCTGGGGGATCCGCGAGGGATCGGCCCTCTGGGCGTCCCTGCCCCGCAAGACGCTGGCCGAGCTCGTGGGCGCGGCGGTCCTCCTCATCCATCCGGACGCGACGAGCGTGGAGGATCCCGGCGCGGAGGAGGTGCGTCGCCTCGGCAAGGTGCTCGGGCGCAAGGGGAAACGGGCGCTGGAGGCGCCGGTCCGCCAGCTCCTCGAAGGTCCCCGCGACGCGACGGTGGACGACCTCGTGCGCCACGCGGAGCGATCGGCGAATCGGCTCGGGCTCCTGCTCTCGGGCGATCTGCCAGCGTCCTTCGGGCTCCTCGCCCGCGGGCACCAGCCCGGCAGACCGCTGGAGACGGAGGGCGCGGTGCTCGAAGCGATCGAGCGGCGACCGGAGCTCGCCGAGCTCCTCCTCTTCGCCGTTTCGGACGAGCACGCCGCGCTCAGGCGACGGCTCGGGCTCGCCGTGACGGGGGCGTAA
- a CDS encoding GNAT family N-acetyltransferase, which translates to MVRAVAGQNARDVSDSILRTEDELLALGCEELALPYARALRDRRLPLIYDVNGIRDVRGTPAFSELADAFRWVTSRGGPRHCRLVSRDADTIVHLDELLLPRGYGRQVCISMALTRPVPDISPPRGLRIVVANGDDDRLLDGIAHCQDLVRREELWYGPEVSRQMDAMAFRQMRLGGAEFLAATTRNGEVVASLLLWCRDDVGFIADVGTAPAYRRRGVASSLVAAAAALATERGCSVVGLTARRDDTPRRIYEALGFEPMGVSVDWLRSA; encoded by the coding sequence ATGGTTCGCGCTGTGGCGGGGCAGAACGCACGGGACGTCTCCGATTCCATTCTCCGAACCGAGGACGAGCTCCTGGCGCTCGGCTGCGAGGAGCTCGCGCTGCCGTACGCTCGCGCGCTGCGCGATCGCCGGCTCCCGCTCATCTACGACGTGAACGGGATCCGCGACGTACGGGGAACGCCCGCCTTCTCCGAGCTCGCGGACGCCTTTCGGTGGGTCACCTCCCGTGGAGGTCCCCGACACTGCCGGCTGGTGTCGAGAGACGCCGACACCATCGTGCACCTGGACGAGCTGCTCCTGCCTCGCGGCTACGGGAGGCAGGTCTGCATCTCGATGGCGCTCACGAGGCCGGTCCCCGACATCTCGCCCCCGCGCGGCCTGCGGATCGTCGTGGCAAACGGCGACGACGACAGGCTCCTCGACGGCATCGCCCACTGCCAGGATCTGGTCCGCCGCGAGGAGCTCTGGTACGGCCCTGAGGTCTCGCGGCAGATGGACGCGATGGCCTTCCGCCAGATGCGACTCGGAGGCGCCGAGTTCCTCGCCGCGACCACCCGGAACGGCGAGGTCGTCGCCTCGCTCCTGCTCTGGTGCCGGGACGACGTCGGCTTCATCGCCGACGTCGGCACCGCTCCCGCCTACCGTCGCCGCGGCGTCGCTTCGTCCCTCGTCGCCGCCGCGGCGGCCCTCGCGACCGAGAGGGGCTGCAGCGTGGTGGGACTCACGGCTCGTCGCGACGACACCCCTCGTCGCATCTACGAGGCCCTCGGCTTCGAGCCGATGGGCGTCAGCGTGGACTGGCTGCGGTCGGCCTGA
- a CDS encoding competence/damage-inducible protein A: MKGGAAAIVIGDEILSGKIRDSNGPLLVDVLRSVGAPLKRILTVSDDLEEIGWAVRSCLGRFQPIFTSGGIGPTHDDVTVAGVAAALGRKVVRHPELEALVRKHFGDALPEEGLRLANVPEGAILVRSPRSWYPVISVDEIYLLPGVPELFRMHVEGIAERYRGNPFHLRCVYVSEGEPAIAKILDRIAREHPDIALGSYPRIDDADHRVKLTLEAQVAEPVERALVALLRELPPGSVIRVE; encoded by the coding sequence ATGAAGGGCGGCGCAGCGGCGATCGTGATCGGCGACGAGATCCTCTCCGGGAAGATCCGGGACTCCAACGGGCCGCTGCTCGTCGACGTCCTGCGCTCGGTGGGCGCGCCGCTGAAGCGGATCCTCACGGTGTCGGACGACCTGGAAGAGATCGGCTGGGCCGTGCGCTCCTGCCTGGGCCGGTTCCAGCCGATCTTCACCTCCGGCGGCATCGGCCCGACCCACGACGACGTCACCGTGGCGGGGGTCGCGGCGGCCCTCGGCCGCAAAGTCGTCCGCCATCCGGAGCTCGAGGCCCTCGTTCGCAAGCACTTCGGCGACGCGCTTCCGGAGGAGGGTCTCCGCCTGGCGAACGTCCCCGAAGGGGCGATCCTCGTCCGCTCGCCGCGGAGCTGGTACCCGGTGATCTCGGTGGACGAGATCTATCTGCTGCCCGGCGTGCCCGAGCTCTTTCGCATGCACGTGGAGGGGATCGCCGAGCGCTACCGCGGCAATCCCTTCCATCTGCGCTGCGTCTACGTGTCGGAAGGGGAGCCGGCGATCGCGAAGATCCTCGATCGGATCGCCAGGGAGCACCCGGACATCGCGCTGGGGAGCTATCCGCGAATCGACGACGCCGATCATCGGGTGAAGCTCACCCTCGAGGCCCAGGTGGCCGAGCCCGTGGAGCGCGCTCTCGTCGCGCTGCTCCGGGAGCTTCCTCCCGGGAGTGTGATCCGCGTCGAGTGA
- a CDS encoding DUF924 family protein, with amino-acid sequence MERSEEILAHWFGEEPDDWAAPADRHPLWFGGGPQVDEDLRRRFATDVERARAGALDAWKATPRGRLALLILLDQLPRNLFRGTPEAFASDPAALALALEGIDRGDDRALRPIERTFAYLPLEHAEDRGIQARGVACFEALLAEAPERVRKTYESFLDYAVRHRVIVDRFGRFPHRNAILGRKSTPEEEAFLREPGSSF; translated from the coding sequence ATGGAACGCAGCGAAGAGATCCTCGCCCACTGGTTCGGCGAAGAGCCGGACGACTGGGCCGCCCCGGCCGATCGCCATCCGCTCTGGTTCGGCGGCGGACCCCAGGTCGACGAGGATTTGCGCCGCCGCTTCGCGACCGACGTCGAGCGCGCGCGCGCCGGCGCCCTCGACGCATGGAAGGCGACGCCCCGCGGCAGGCTCGCGCTGCTCATCCTCCTCGATCAGCTCCCGCGGAACCTCTTCCGGGGCACGCCCGAGGCGTTCGCGAGCGATCCCGCCGCGCTCGCCCTTGCCCTCGAGGGGATCGATCGCGGCGACGATCGGGCCCTGCGGCCGATCGAGCGCACCTTCGCGTATCTGCCGCTGGAGCACGCCGAGGATCGCGGGATCCAGGCGCGCGGCGTCGCGTGCTTCGAGGCCCTCCTCGCGGAGGCTCCGGAGCGTGTGCGGAAGACCTACGAATCGTTCCTGGACTACGCGGTGCGCCACCGCGTGATCGTCGACCGCTTCGGGCGCTTTCCCCACCGGAACGCGATCCTCGGCAGGAAGAGCACGCCGGAGGAAGAGGCCTTCCTCCGAGAGCCCGGCTCGTCGTTCTGA